The following proteins come from a genomic window of Helicobacter canadensis MIT 98-5491:
- the ribE gene encoding riboflavin synthase, which yields MFTGLVREFGKVLGFQQNILTLKAKHRPKVGDSIAVNGACLTAIEIFNNGFSVELSEETQSHIALESYQDLVHIEPALRLQDRLDGHLVQGHIDGIGEIIKIIPHSIGIDFFITANRDILKLCIPKGSIAINGISLTINEVLDDSLRLTLIPHTIQNTLFGQYKVGTKVNIETDMFARMVQHFLSNKKDSNLTWEKVDRILGSY from the coding sequence ATGTTTACAGGCTTAGTTAGAGAGTTTGGGAAAGTGCTTGGATTCCAACAAAACATTCTTACGCTCAAAGCAAAACACCGCCCAAAAGTCGGAGATAGCATAGCAGTTAATGGTGCTTGTTTAACGGCTATAGAAATTTTCAACAATGGTTTTAGCGTAGAATTAAGCGAAGAGACACAATCACATATTGCCTTAGAATCCTATCAAGACTTAGTGCATATTGAACCGGCTTTAAGATTACAAGATAGACTTGATGGGCATTTGGTGCAAGGCCATATAGATGGCATAGGAGAAATTATTAAAATCATTCCACACTCCATTGGTATTGATTTTTTTATCACCGCTAATCGCGATATTTTGAAACTTTGCATCCCTAAAGGCAGTATTGCAATTAATGGAATTAGTCTTACTATTAATGAAGTTTTAGATGATTCACTACGCCTTACGCTCATTCCACACACAATCCAAAACACACTCTTTGGGCAATACAAAGTTGGAACAAAAGTCAATATTGAAACAGATATGTTTGCAAGAATGGTGCAACATTTCTTATCTAACAAAAAAGATTCCAATCTCACTTGGGAAAAAGTTGATAGAATCCTAGGGAGCTATTAA
- the ispG gene encoding flavodoxin-dependent (E)-4-hydroxy-3-methylbut-2-enyl-diphosphate synthase yields MQIQRYPTKQIQIGEVKIGGDAPISVQSMTFSKTADLQATKDQIDRLQLAGCDIVRVAVSDEEDAKALKTLKSMISLPLVADIHFRYKFALIAAQSVDCIRINPGNIGSKEKIKAVVEACKERNIPIRIGVNAGSLEKQFEDKYGATPKGMVESALYNIKLLEDFGFTHLKVSLKASDVERTMAAYRMLRPLVSYPFHLGVTEAGDLESSMIKSSMALGGLLMEGIGDTMRVSITGELEKEIEVARSILRYSGRQKEGITYISCPTCGRLQADLVPILKELKIRMPKIKTPMQLSVMGCAVNALGEAKHADVAIAFGSGDGLIIKKGQIVGKYKESELIDVFIKEVLQTEQEMIQNQGL; encoded by the coding sequence ATGCAAATACAACGCTATCCTACTAAACAAATTCAAATCGGAGAAGTCAAGATTGGTGGTGATGCACCTATCTCTGTGCAAAGTATGACTTTTTCAAAAACAGCAGACTTACAAGCTACCAAAGATCAAATCGATCGATTGCAACTTGCTGGTTGCGATATTGTGCGTGTGGCTGTGAGCGATGAAGAAGATGCAAAAGCACTCAAAACACTTAAAAGTATGATTTCCTTGCCCTTAGTTGCAGACATTCACTTCCGTTATAAATTCGCTCTTATTGCTGCTCAATCTGTGGATTGTATCCGCATAAATCCTGGAAATATCGGGTCAAAAGAAAAAATCAAAGCCGTTGTAGAAGCCTGCAAAGAAAGAAATATTCCTATTCGCATTGGTGTTAATGCCGGCAGTTTAGAGAAACAATTTGAAGACAAATATGGTGCTACTCCAAAAGGAATGGTAGAATCAGCACTTTATAATATTAAACTTTTAGAAGATTTTGGCTTTACTCATCTAAAAGTTTCTCTCAAAGCAAGTGATGTTGAACGCACAATGGCAGCCTATCGAATGTTGCGTCCTTTAGTTTCTTATCCTTTTCATCTTGGCGTAACAGAAGCTGGGGATCTAGAATCATCAATGATAAAAAGCTCAATGGCATTAGGGGGACTTTTAATGGAAGGCATTGGAGATACAATGCGAGTCTCTATTACTGGTGAGCTAGAAAAAGAAATAGAAGTTGCACGCTCTATTTTACGCTATAGCGGAAGACAAAAAGAAGGAATCACTTATATCTCTTGTCCTACTTGTGGTAGATTACAAGCTGATTTGGTGCCTATTTTAAAGGAACTTAAAATAAGAATGCCAAAAATCAAAACTCCTATGCAGCTTTCTGTTATGGGCTGTGCTGTGAATGCACTCGGGGAAGCTAAACACGCAGATGTTGCCATTGCCTTTGGCAGTGGAGATGGGTTAATCATCAAAAAAGGTCAAATAGTAGGAAAATACAAAGAATCAGAACTTATTGATGTCTTTATCAAAGAAGTCTTACAAACCGAACAAGAAATGATACAAAACCAAGGTTTGTAA
- a CDS encoding WD40 repeat domain-containing protein — protein MFPLQSKLRLIGSVLGIATDEDYIICADNFYNIVTFSIQDKVINQTLQLSKDTEPLHPFSKSVAISHKNGRVVTGFTSTSKGIVLKTKPKITPIAVLTWQKLEISKIAFSYDDNYLATGGEDGRVLIYMGENYHLLLSLPPFPDYISSIAFSECGTLIFSACFGKTAMVFSILKNTKIIDFKTDFVVEDAFFYDNNTKLFCITKNGIFTYDIYKQEYLCQNALQNSWLTTCQKLPGEEFAVIGGKYNPLRLARISDNAIIDTIPSEYTGATSLFLDKNLLYIGYSNGAIEIAQIDLAKEEMLEYLANDDLQSCLKLIKEKNIFLQTLPQYKEKLDSLWQDKLLEAIDLLAKDRLQEAQSLIEPFMYDNSKKEEFDYYWRQKASVARFMDLIEEKNYTEAYQLIKQYPYLENTMAYTQLEELWEKTFELAKKLLAEDAQLNIHKVKELLNPFANVPIKKAVITTLLKNVDKFLQADKEFKAKNFVEYFKICEKFPFLQATRSYKNALLVGNQIIQHISTLENQNNYQKALEVCKLLNAMFPFKSIANEKSKNIQLKQEFSQYCASKQLSKAFEMAEEHFELHSTLEYKTLYEEFRAKGRIAFGFASNGDGKGVIDTLKEYLNIKCWQDKIASILKIAYLNEFLQNAHQNSQNINWKESFQYYIERYGKDEELKKVATEMGLENTLESISQEGNPQGYLNVSLVESLLCIDEQPLN, from the coding sequence ATGTTTCCATTACAAAGCAAATTAAGACTTATTGGTAGTGTTTTAGGAATCGCTACTGATGAGGATTATATTATTTGTGCAGATAACTTCTATAATATCGTTACTTTCTCTATTCAAGATAAAGTCATCAATCAAACCCTGCAACTCTCAAAAGATACGGAACCTCTACACCCTTTTAGCAAATCTGTTGCTATTTCCCATAAAAACGGAAGAGTTGTAACTGGTTTTACTTCAACTTCCAAAGGCATTGTCTTAAAAACTAAGCCAAAAATTACACCTATTGCAGTGCTTACTTGGCAAAAGCTTGAAATTTCTAAAATTGCTTTCTCTTATGATGATAATTATCTTGCCACAGGCGGAGAAGATGGTAGAGTGCTTATTTACATGGGAGAAAATTATCATTTACTTCTCAGTTTGCCACCTTTCCCAGATTATATTTCATCTATTGCATTTAGCGAATGTGGAACACTTATTTTTAGTGCTTGTTTTGGCAAAACTGCTATGGTTTTTAGCATCTTAAAAAATACAAAAATCATAGATTTCAAAACCGATTTTGTTGTGGAAGATGCCTTTTTTTATGATAACAACACCAAATTATTCTGCATTACTAAAAATGGAATTTTTACTTATGATATCTACAAACAAGAATATCTTTGCCAAAATGCTTTACAAAACTCGTGGCTTACAACCTGCCAAAAACTTCCTGGGGAAGAATTTGCTGTTATTGGAGGAAAATATAATCCATTAAGATTGGCTCGTATTAGCGATAACGCAATCATTGACACTATCCCATCAGAATACACTGGTGCAACCTCGCTTTTTTTAGATAAAAATCTGTTATATATAGGTTACTCTAATGGCGCAATTGAGATTGCTCAAATTGATCTTGCAAAAGAAGAAATGTTAGAATATCTTGCCAATGATGATTTGCAATCCTGCCTTAAGCTTATTAAAGAAAAAAATATCTTTCTTCAAACTTTACCCCAATATAAAGAAAAACTTGATTCACTCTGGCAAGATAAATTACTTGAAGCCATCGATCTACTCGCTAAAGATAGATTACAAGAAGCACAAAGTCTAATAGAACCCTTTATGTATGATAACAGCAAAAAAGAAGAATTTGATTATTATTGGCGTCAAAAAGCTAGTGTTGCACGCTTTATGGATCTTATTGAGGAGAAAAACTACACTGAAGCTTATCAACTTATCAAACAATATCCTTATTTAGAAAACACAATGGCTTATACACAACTTGAAGAATTATGGGAAAAAACCTTTGAACTTGCCAAAAAATTATTAGCAGAAGATGCACAGCTTAATATCCATAAAGTCAAAGAATTACTAAATCCTTTTGCAAATGTTCCAATTAAAAAAGCAGTTATTACTACCCTTTTGAAAAATGTTGATAAATTCCTTCAAGCTGATAAGGAATTTAAAGCCAAAAATTTTGTGGAATATTTCAAAATTTGTGAAAAATTTCCCTTTTTGCAGGCTACAAGAAGCTACAAAAATGCTTTGCTTGTAGGCAACCAAATCATACAACACATTAGCACTTTAGAAAACCAAAATAATTACCAAAAAGCACTTGAAGTTTGTAAGCTTCTTAATGCAATGTTCCCTTTTAAAAGTATTGCCAATGAAAAATCAAAAAACATTCAACTCAAACAAGAATTTTCTCAATATTGTGCTTCTAAACAACTCTCAAAAGCTTTTGAAATGGCAGAAGAACATTTTGAACTCCATTCTACATTGGAATATAAAACACTCTATGAAGAATTTAGAGCTAAAGGCAGAATCGCCTTTGGCTTTGCTTCTAATGGAGATGGTAAAGGCGTGATAGATACCTTAAAAGAATACCTTAACATCAAATGTTGGCAAGATAAAATTGCCTCTATTTTAAAAATTGCTTATCTCAATGAATTCCTTCAAAATGCTCACCAAAATAGCCAAAATATTAATTGGAAAGAAAGCTTTCAATACTACATTGAACGCTATGGAAAAGATGAAGAGCTTAAAAAGGTAGCTACCGAAATGGGCTTAGAAAATACCCTAGAGAGTATTTCGCAAGAAGGTAATCCACAAGGCTATCTCAATGTAAGCTTAGTCGAATCCCTCCTTTGTATTGATGAACAACCACTAAACTAA
- a CDS encoding glutamate-5-semialdehyde dehydrogenase, with amino-acid sequence MEFFETLRKAKEAKVYMRQIPHPIRQEFLRECAKELETQSKMILEANQKDLSKAQEFGLSASMLERLTLNQERILAMAKSLKEIADLPDPLSRILGGFSNAKGLEIEKVSVPIGVIGIIYESRPNVTSDTAGLCFKSGNVCILKGGKEAQNSNKAIVEIFHKVLEQFKIPKEAIIFLSCEREDLKVLLSAKEYIDLVIPRGGEGLIKFVSEYSKIPIIKQDKGVCHIFAHSSCKIEQSIAVIVNAKTSRPSVCNACETLLVDSSFAEKFLPQVAKALKQKGTTLKGCKESCRILAQSGIECEVIPLEAYHTEYNENILNIRIVRGLQGALEHIGKFSSGHSEAILCEDYSIAENFLNQVDSACVYVNASTRFSDGGEFGYGAEVGISTSKLHARGPMGVECLTSYKYKIRGNGQIR; translated from the coding sequence ATGGAGTTTTTTGAAACCTTAAGGAAAGCAAAAGAGGCAAAAGTTTATATGAGGCAGATTCCTCACCCTATAAGGCAGGAATTTTTAAGAGAGTGTGCTAAAGAGCTAGAAACACAAAGTAAGATGATTTTGGAGGCTAACCAAAAGGATTTATCTAAAGCACAAGAGTTTGGGCTTTCTGCTTCTATGTTGGAGCGATTGACGCTAAATCAAGAGCGGATTTTAGCAATGGCAAAATCTCTTAAAGAAATTGCGGATCTCCCTGATCCACTTAGTAGGATTCTAGGTGGTTTTAGTAATGCAAAGGGTTTAGAAATAGAAAAAGTAAGTGTCCCAATTGGTGTGATTGGAATCATTTATGAATCGCGTCCAAATGTTACAAGTGATACAGCAGGACTTTGTTTTAAAAGTGGAAATGTATGTATATTAAAAGGAGGCAAGGAAGCACAAAACTCAAATAAAGCCATTGTTGAGATTTTTCATAAGGTTTTAGAGCAATTTAAGATCCCAAAAGAAGCGATTATCTTTCTTTCTTGCGAGAGAGAAGATTTAAAAGTATTGTTGAGTGCTAAAGAATATATAGATCTGGTGATTCCGCGTGGTGGAGAGGGCTTGATAAAATTTGTGAGTGAATACTCAAAAATCCCTATTATTAAGCAAGATAAAGGAGTTTGTCATATTTTTGCCCATTCAAGTTGCAAAATAGAGCAATCTATTGCTGTGATAGTCAATGCTAAAACTTCTCGCCCTAGCGTATGTAATGCGTGTGAGACTTTGCTTGTAGATTCTAGTTTTGCTGAAAAGTTTTTGCCCCAAGTGGCTAAGGCTTTGAAGCAAAAGGGGACAACTCTTAAAGGTTGCAAGGAATCTTGTAGAATTTTAGCTCAAAGTGGGATAGAGTGCGAAGTGATTCCCCTAGAAGCCTATCATACTGAATATAATGAAAATATTTTAAATATAAGAATAGTGCGGGGCTTACAAGGTGCATTGGAACATATTGGTAAATTTAGTAGTGGGCATAGTGAAGCAATTTTGTGCGAGGATTATAGCATTGCAGAGAATTTTTTAAATCAAGTAGATAGTGCTTGTGTGTATGTGAATGCTTCAACAAGGTTTAGCGATGGAGGAGAGTTTGGTTATGGAGCAGAGGTAGGGATTTCTACTTCTAAGCTTCACGCTAGAGGTCCTATGGGTGTGGAATGTCTTACAAGTTATAAATATAAGATTAGGGGTAATGGGCAAATAAGATAA
- a CDS encoding histidinol-phosphatase — MRVDLHNHTSLCKHASGTMEEYIQKAIEEKIDIFGFSCHNPMEFDEQYRMDFAELPFYLQQIEELKAKYASQISIKMALEIDFLPHLLDERIFNLPLDYRIGAVHFLGNWGFDNPEFIREYAKRDINACWEQYFEAAKQMAMSGEFDIVAHMDLLKIFNYRPTKDLRKTIELTLKAIKKANMAVEINAAGLRKEVKEQYPSREILEMCYGLDIPIVFSSDAHAIEQIGFARETLEALAREVGYTKCATYTARDRELVEF, encoded by the coding sequence ATGCGAGTGGATTTGCATAATCATACTAGTCTATGTAAGCACGCTAGTGGAACTATGGAAGAATATATTCAAAAAGCCATAGAAGAAAAAATAGATATTTTTGGATTTTCTTGCCATAATCCTATGGAGTTTGATGAGCAATATCGTATGGATTTTGCGGAATTACCCTTTTATTTGCAACAAATAGAAGAGTTAAAGGCGAAATATGCTTCACAAATTTCTATTAAAATGGCTTTGGAGATTGATTTTTTACCCCATCTTTTGGATGAGAGAATCTTTAATTTGCCATTAGATTATCGTATCGGAGCGGTGCATTTTCTAGGAAATTGGGGATTTGATAATCCTGAATTTATTCGGGAATATGCAAAGCGTGATATTAATGCTTGTTGGGAGCAATACTTTGAAGCTGCCAAGCAAATGGCGATGAGTGGTGAATTTGATATTGTTGCACATATGGATTTATTAAAGATTTTTAATTATCGTCCTACAAAAGACTTACGCAAAACTATAGAATTAACTCTCAAAGCAATTAAAAAAGCCAATATGGCAGTGGAAATTAATGCTGCAGGACTGCGTAAAGAAGTCAAGGAGCAATACCCTTCTAGGGAAATTTTGGAAATGTGCTATGGGCTTGATATTCCTATTGTTTTTAGCAGTGATGCGCACGCCATAGAGCAGATTGGATTTGCAAGAGAGACTTTAGAAGCTTTAGCAAGGGAAGTGGGCTATACAAAATGTGCGACTTATACAGCACGCGATAGAGAGTTAGTGGAGTTTTAA
- the gmk gene encoding guanylate kinase, with protein sequence MEGIKLKGAILILSGPSGAGKSSLYKALAKEFPKHYFSISSTTREKRKGEEEGVHYHFISKDEFQKNIQEDNFLEWALVHGNYYGTSKMPILEALEQGKLVVFDVDVQGQENIKKAFPNHTTSVFITTNNKKILEERLGGRGSDENEIIKKRLENAVGEVKKLNKFDYLIINENLEESAKTLVCIAKVAFCKASLYPIDLVMQKWE encoded by the coding sequence ATGGAAGGGATTAAGTTAAAAGGGGCTATTTTGATTTTATCGGGACCAAGTGGAGCTGGTAAAAGTTCGCTTTATAAGGCTTTGGCAAAGGAATTTCCTAAGCATTATTTCTCAATTTCATCTACAACAAGAGAAAAGCGAAAAGGCGAAGAAGAGGGTGTGCATTATCACTTTATTTCCAAAGATGAATTTCAAAAGAATATTCAAGAAGATAATTTTTTGGAATGGGCTTTAGTACATGGAAATTATTATGGGACTTCTAAAATGCCTATTTTAGAGGCTTTGGAGCAGGGTAAATTGGTTGTTTTTGATGTGGATGTGCAAGGGCAAGAAAATATTAAAAAAGCTTTTCCTAATCATACAACAAGTGTTTTTATTACCACCAATAATAAAAAAATTTTAGAGGAGCGTTTGGGTGGGAGAGGAAGTGATGAAAATGAAATTATTAAAAAACGCTTGGAAAATGCAGTAGGCGAAGTTAAAAAGCTTAATAAGTTTGATTATTTGATTATTAATGAGAATTTAGAAGAATCAGCAAAAACTTTGGTTTGTATCGCTAAAGTTGCTTTTTGTAAGGCAAGTTTGTATCCCATTGATCTAGTGATGCAAAAGTGGGAATAA
- a CDS encoding EscU/YscU/HrcU family type III secretion system export apparatus switch protein, which produces MPLPLSQKAVALAYEQNKHRAPKVLAKGEGLIAQKIIEKAKEYDIPLFQSKALVDSLIHLEIDEEIPPDLYKAVVEVFIWLYKTEQKTQMSHS; this is translated from the coding sequence ATGCCTTTGCCACTTTCTCAAAAAGCTGTCGCTCTAGCTTATGAACAAAACAAACACCGAGCTCCAAAAGTCTTAGCTAAAGGAGAAGGACTAATCGCCCAAAAAATCATTGAAAAGGCTAAGGAATACGACATTCCACTTTTTCAAAGCAAAGCTTTAGTGGATTCACTTATTCATTTAGAAATTGATGAAGAGATTCCACCTGATCTTTACAAAGCTGTTGTGGAAGTATTTATTTGGCTTTACAAAACCGAACAAAAAACCCAAATGAGTCATTCATAA
- the pglC gene encoding undecaprenyl phosphate N,N'-diacetylbacillosamine 1-phosphate transferase, translated as MYPHFIKPILDFSLALILIILFSPIILIVALLIRLKLGSPIFFTQERPGLKGKIFKIYKFRTMSDQRDSNGQLLSDELRLKGFGKFIRKSSLDELPQLFNVLKGEMSFVGPRPLLVEYLKLYNKEQAKRHEVKPGITGWAQVNGRNAISWEEKFKLDVYYVKHISFWLDLKILYLTFFKVLKRKDINSNTNVTMEKFKGNE; from the coding sequence ATGTATCCACATTTCATTAAGCCTATCTTAGATTTCTCATTAGCTCTTATTTTGATTATTCTTTTTTCGCCAATTATTTTGATAGTTGCCTTGCTAATTAGACTAAAACTTGGTTCGCCTATTTTTTTCACACAAGAACGCCCAGGATTAAAGGGAAAGATCTTTAAAATCTATAAATTTCGCACAATGAGCGATCAAAGAGATTCTAATGGGCAATTGCTAAGCGATGAATTAAGACTAAAAGGATTTGGTAAATTCATTCGCAAAAGTAGCCTTGATGAACTCCCACAACTCTTTAATGTCTTAAAGGGAGAAATGAGCTTTGTAGGACCACGCCCACTCTTAGTTGAATATTTAAAACTCTATAATAAAGAACAAGCTAAACGCCACGAAGTTAAACCAGGCATCACAGGTTGGGCTCAAGTCAATGGACGCAATGCTATCTCTTGGGAAGAAAAATTCAAACTTGATGTATATTATGTGAAACATATTAGTTTTTGGTTAGATCTTAAAATTCTTTATCTTACTTTCTTTAAAGTATTAAAACGCAAAGACATTAATTCAAACACCAATGTCACAATGGAAAAATTCAAGGGGAATGAGTAA
- a CDS encoding glycosyltransferase family 4 protein has translation MKILFLSHTDSNLYRFRLPVMIALVKAGHEVLALTPKGEYFSQFAKHQIKAIDYSIERGSLNPFKALKTIQNIAEILKKEKPDILHTFMLKPNIYGSFAAKIAKIPYVINSLTGLGSFYIQKSPKTFLLKILIERLNFFAFKIAKKVLFQNQDDLDLYVKKGLVPREKTILIKGSGIDTEFFSPLPKNQALLQSLKIPQDSLVVLMIARAILHKGIKEYYAAANLAKEANLKLHFLYVGGIDTGNIAPIDKEFLENQKQVHYLGERQDIKELIGICDIFVLPSYREGIPRTLLEAGSMAKPIITTNAVGCKEVVSDGYNGFLVPIGDSQILFEKLLQLSQSESLRKEFGKNSRKKICEEFGVESIVKSYLQLYKEVKNVSTFH, from the coding sequence TTGAAGATTCTTTTTCTCTCACACACCGATTCAAATCTCTATCGCTTTAGGCTTCCTGTAATGATTGCCCTAGTAAAAGCTGGACACGAAGTCTTAGCTCTTACTCCAAAAGGAGAATATTTCTCGCAATTTGCTAAACATCAAATTAAAGCGATAGATTATTCCATAGAGCGTGGCAGTCTTAATCCCTTTAAAGCTTTAAAAACTATTCAAAATATCGCAGAAATTCTCAAAAAGGAAAAACCTGATATTCTTCACACTTTTATGCTAAAGCCAAATATTTATGGATCTTTTGCCGCAAAAATCGCCAAGATTCCTTATGTAATTAACTCTCTAACAGGATTGGGAAGTTTTTATATTCAAAAATCTCCTAAAACTTTTTTACTTAAAATCTTAATTGAAAGACTTAATTTCTTTGCCTTTAAAATTGCTAAAAAGGTGCTTTTTCAAAATCAAGATGACTTAGATCTTTATGTCAAAAAAGGCTTAGTGCCACGCGAAAAAACCATCCTTATAAAAGGCTCTGGAATTGATACAGAATTTTTCTCTCCACTCCCCAAAAATCAAGCCTTACTTCAAAGTCTAAAAATTCCTCAAGATTCTCTTGTAGTCTTAATGATAGCAAGGGCAATTTTACACAAAGGCATAAAAGAATATTATGCAGCAGCAAACTTAGCAAAAGAGGCTAATTTAAAGCTACACTTTTTATATGTAGGAGGGATTGATACAGGAAATATCGCACCTATAGACAAAGAATTCCTAGAAAATCAAAAACAAGTGCATTATTTAGGCGAAAGGCAAGACATTAAAGAACTCATTGGAATCTGTGATATTTTCGTGCTTCCAAGTTATAGAGAAGGGATTCCACGCACACTTTTAGAAGCAGGCAGTATGGCAAAGCCTATCATCACCACTAATGCCGTTGGTTGCAAGGAAGTTGTTAGTGATGGATACAATGGATTTTTAGTCCCCATTGGAGATAGTCAAATTCTCTTTGAAAAACTTCTCCAACTCTCACAAAGCGAATCTTTAAGAAAAGAATTTGGAAAAAATAGCCGCAAAAAAATTTGCGAGGAATTTGGCGTGGAATCTATTGTAAAATCCTATCTTCAATTATATAAAGAGGTAAAAAATGTATCCACATTTCATTAA
- a CDS encoding phospholipase D-like domain-containing protein — MFSKLFYLFCFCFMLSLPSFAQSLYFMPKEQNQAIKQLINTIKSAQNTLDIAIYSFTNREISKAIRDTTKKGVKVRIIYDKKSNQKNNHSTIGYLAKLKNIQTCFLEGKRSRNGKYNGLMHSKMAIIDDKHLILGSANWSKSAFETNYETLVILDNKEFIQKAQKEFETMFEECEKY; from the coding sequence ATGTTTAGCAAACTTTTCTATCTTTTTTGCTTTTGTTTTATGCTTTCACTTCCCTCTTTTGCGCAATCGCTTTATTTTATGCCAAAAGAACAAAATCAAGCCATCAAGCAGCTAATCAACACCATAAAGAGCGCCCAAAATACCCTTGATATTGCTATTTATAGTTTTACAAATCGTGAAATTAGCAAAGCCATCCGAGACACCACCAAAAAAGGCGTAAAGGTGCGAATTATTTATGACAAAAAGTCTAATCAAAAAAATAATCACTCTACCATTGGCTATCTTGCTAAACTTAAAAATATACAAACTTGCTTTTTAGAGGGCAAACGCTCACGCAATGGCAAATATAATGGATTAATGCATAGCAAAATGGCAATTATAGATGACAAACATTTAATTTTAGGATCGGCAAATTGGTCTAAAAGTGCATTTGAAACTAATTATGAAACATTGGTAATTTTAGATAATAAAGAATTTATCCAAAAAGCACAAAAAGAATTTGAAACAATGTTTGAAGAGTGTGAGAAATATTAA
- a CDS encoding TatD family hydrolase — translation MQLCDTHCHLDDKRFEEDFEAILDRARNAGITRFIIPAAHPEDLSRARELAHKYEEIYFASGLHPNYAYLYDEAFLEPFLEDEKCIAVGECGLDYYCLEEALAQSKLESIEKLKQIQKEVFIAQIQLAIAYKKPLIVHIRDASADSLEILQTYCDELVGGVLHCFNADFQLLSLAKKGFYYGIGGVLTFKNARKLVEILPKIPVESLLLETDAPYLTPHPHRGKRNEPSYIPLVLEKMSEILNVSKENLVGLINQNTKMLFGI, via the coding sequence ATGCAACTTTGTGATACACATTGCCATTTAGATGATAAAAGATTTGAAGAGGATTTTGAAGCCATTTTGGATCGTGCTAGAAATGCTGGAATCACTCGTTTTATTATTCCTGCAGCGCATCCAGAGGATTTAAGTAGAGCGCGTGAGTTAGCCCATAAATATGAAGAAATCTATTTTGCAAGTGGGTTGCATCCAAATTATGCCTATTTATATGATGAGGCTTTTTTGGAGCCGTTTTTAGAAGATGAGAAATGTATTGCAGTGGGCGAGTGTGGGCTTGATTATTATTGCTTGGAAGAAGCATTGGCTCAATCAAAGCTAGAGAGCATTGAGAAGTTAAAACAAATTCAAAAAGAGGTTTTTATTGCACAAATTCAATTAGCTATTGCTTATAAAAAGCCTTTAATTGTCCATATTAGAGATGCTTCAGCAGATAGTTTGGAGATTTTGCAAACTTATTGTGATGAGTTAGTTGGAGGAGTTTTGCATTGTTTTAATGCAGATTTTCAGCTCCTTAGCCTTGCTAAAAAAGGCTTTTATTATGGGATTGGAGGGGTTTTAACTTTTAAAAATGCTAGAAAATTGGTGGAAATTTTGCCTAAAATTCCAGTAGAATCTCTGCTTTTAGAAACGGATGCACCCTATCTTACGCCTCATCCACACAGAGGAAAGAGGAATGAACCTTCTTATATTCCTCTTGTGTTGGAAAAAATGAGTGAGATTTTAAATGTTTCAAAAGAAAACTTGGTGGGCTTAATCAATCAAAATACTAAAATGCTTTTTGGAATTTAA